The following are encoded together in the Lathyrus oleraceus cultivar Zhongwan6 chromosome 3, CAAS_Psat_ZW6_1.0, whole genome shotgun sequence genome:
- the LOC127125915 gene encoding dolichyl-diphosphooligosaccharide--protein glycosyltransferase subunit 4A, with amino-acid sequence MIDDNDLGFFANFLGVFIFVLVIAYHYVVADPKYEGN; translated from the coding sequence ATGATTGATGATAATGATCTGGGTTTCTTTGCCAATTTTCTCGGTGTTTTCATCTTTGTGCTGGTGATAGCATACCACTATGTCGTGGCTGATCCAAAGTATGAAGGAAACTAG
- the LOC127125914 gene encoding uncharacterized protein LOC127125914 yields the protein MSSTTSTIAKTRSELFQTRLGSALRTTLACSIVGVTALYSPEHVKSYIKFPSISYVTTILIVSDATLGETVKGCWHVLCATIQVMLFSLLSMQVIRPAHFGDYMAALTVAVGTFVVALPESTNLLTKRIAYGQLVIIYVSTVIYGAEEGVATHSIHVACSTALGAIASVLAMLLPYPRVAYYEAKKFYQLYTENTSERLNCNIEAISASDNSTAVGFKTQAKYLSTTGAKLLHCVTTTLDGVYWERPQTIISNSRIDLEEKLQDLDIPIRGMDIALSSGMSFPVGGIDEELRGVLLDCREQISQKLDQQAKCFVPFDVTTAQEMKQGIFNKYLSIAYKDLPTSFFLYCVQLLVDDVSISKKTDHALKKAQKSSDCCQWCFNKISELLKNLIPSYKGLIFAFKSSLSLGLAVLLGLLYDRKNAYWSGLTIAISFVTGRQPTFLVANSRVQGTAIGSIYGIICSFIFQKYVGVVDLRFLALIPWVIFASFLRHSRMYGQSGAISAVLGALLILGRKNYSTPTEFGVARMAEATIGLTCLIVVEIILSPSRAATLAKSELSQTLRTLQDCIKHIAMITPSEREIPSSSYQALREEQKKLKSLVRQLGGFTEEAEVEPNFWFLPFHNTCYNNMLKSLSRMVDLLLFVAYSMEHVTQLAQKDGVIWMDIQGRGNENVKIFKDRVDPILKSLEEITRMKSIKKIESDLKNLNVAQDLESQEYLNADILRILSRDEEVDSITNSFLQHLEEIADKTHTNKDEETLKVQMLFHYSCLGFCTSSLMREIVKIESEIKELCIWENPSSETNFK from the exons ATgtcatcaacaacatcaacaattGCTAAAACAAGATCAGAGTTGTTCCAAACTCGTCTTGGTTCTGCTCTAAGAACAACCTTAGCATGCAGCATAGTTGGTGTCACTGCCTTATATAGCCCTGAACATGTAAAGAGTTACATTAAATTTCCATCTATTTCTTATGTGACAACAATTCTCATAGTATCTGATGCAACACTTGGTGAAACAGTTAAAGGTTGTTGGCATGTTCTATGTGCAACCATTCAGGTTATGCTTTTTTCTCTACTTAGTATGCAAGTTATAAGACCTGCTCACTTCGGCGACTACATGGCTGCACTGACTGTGGCGGTCGGCACATTTGTGGTCGCGTTACCGGAATCGACGAACTTGTTGACTAAAAGGATTGCTTATGGACAGCTTGTGATTATATATGTGAGTACAGTTATATATGGTGCGGAAGAAGGTGTGGCTACACATTCAATTCATGTGGCTTGTTCCACTGCACTTGGAGCTATAGCTTCTGTTCTGGCCATGTTGCTACCTTATCCTCGAGTTGCTTACTATGAG GCAAAGAAGTTCTACCAATTATACACTGAGAATACATCTGAGAGATTAAACTGCAATATAGAGGCTATCTCTGCCTCAGATAACTCAACTGCTGTTGGCTTTAAAACTCAAGCCAAGTACCTCTCCACAACAGGAGCCAAGCTTCTCCATTGTGTTACAACTACACTG GATGGCGTGTATTGGGAACGACCTCAAACAATAATTTCCAACTCTCGGATTGACCTGGAAGAGAAACTGCAAGACTTGGATATACCGATAAGAGGAATGGACATTGCTCTATCGAGCGGCATGTCTTTTCCTGTTGGTGGTATAGATGAAGAGCTCAGAGGTGTTCTGCTCGACTGCAGAGAACAAATCAGCCAAAAATTAGATCAGCAAGCTAAGTGCTTTGTTCCTTTTGATGTAACCACGGCTCAAGAAATGAAACAGGGCATTTTCAACAAATACCTATCCATAGCCTACAAAGATCTTCCAACCTCATTCTTTTTATACTGTGTGCAACTTCTCGTAGATGACGTGTCTATTTCAAAGAAAACTGACCATGCGCTGAAGAAAGCTCAGAAAAGCAGTGATTGCTGCCAATGGTGCTTCAACAAGATCAGTGAGCTTTTGAAGAACTTGATTCCCAGCTACAAAGGCTTGATCTTTGCATTCAAGTCCTCTCTGTCATTAGGCCTTGCTGTGTTACTTGGTTTGCTATATGACAGGAAAAATGCATATTGGTCAGGGCTCACAATTGCAATCAGTTTTGTGACTGGACGACAACCGACATTCTTAGTTGCAAATTCACGAGTACAAGGAACAGCTATAGGGTCAATCTATGGGATCATATGTAGCTTCATTTTCCAAAAATATGTAGGAGTTGTGGATTTAAGGTTCTTAGCTCTTATACCATGGGTCATTTTCGCTTCTTTTCTAAGGCACAGTAGAATGTATGGCCAATCTGGGGCAATTTCGGCAGTTTTAGGGGCCTTGTTGATCCTTGGTAGGAAGAACTATAGTACTCCGACTGAATTTGGAGTTGCTAGAATGGCCGAGGCTACAATAGGACTCACTTGCCTTATCGTCGTAGAGATCATATTAAGTCCCTCAAGAGCTGCAACTCTAGCAAAATCAGAACTTTCTCAAACCTTGAGAACACTTCAGGACTGCATTAAGCACATTGCAATGATTACCCCTAGCGAAAGAGAGATTCCATCTTCAAGTTACCAAGCCTTGAGAGAAGAGCAGAAGAAGCTCAAATCTCTTGTGCGTCAATTAGGAGGATTTACAGAAGAAGCTGAGGTGGAGCCAAATTTCTGGTTCCTACCATTTCATAATACCTGCTACAACAATATGCTGAAATCTCTATCAAGGATGGTAGATCTCTTGCTTTTTGTGGCATACTCAATGGAGCATGTCACACAATTGGCACAGAAAGATGGAGTAATTTGGATGGACATCCAAGGTCGAGGGAATGAGAATGTGAAGATTTTTAAGGACAGAGTTGACCCCATATTGAAAAGCCTGGAAGAGATAACAAGGATGAAGTCTATTAAGAAAATTGAAAGTGATTTGAAGAACTTAAATGTTGCTCAGGATCTCGAGTCACAAGAATATCTCAATGCAGACATATTAAGGATCTTGAGCAGAGATGAAGAGGTTGATAGCATTACAAACTCTTTCCTCCAACATCTAGAGGAAATTGCAGACAAAACTCATACCAACAAAGACGAGGAGACGCTTAAAGTCCAGATGCTTTTTCATTACAGCTGCTTGGGATTCTGCACAAGTAGTTTGATGAGAGAAATAGTGAAGATTGAGAGTGAAATAAAAGAGTTATGTATATGGGAGAACCCCTCGAGTGAAACAAACTTCAAATAG